A region from the Panicum hallii strain FIL2 chromosome 1, PHallii_v3.1, whole genome shotgun sequence genome encodes:
- the LOC112898843 gene encoding uncharacterized protein LOC112898843, which yields MERLHSSYASLQFAAHASVPRKPYNENFGIVATIDVYGHNIRHGQMSASSIMVVNLGDGSKETYNSIRVGWMVSPELYGDSYAHVYTHWNGDGYGRKGCYNMECPGFQLEQGSKVAPGAITAKAPTTGDRSSKNWWVYYGMDNNTPTAVGYYPGNLFSGLAEKASGIAFGGEARARRSLPTPPMGSGFLPSPSAASMANLQFVDQDGQSIPISSDLPVIADKPKCYYVSPIVGAKFFFGG from the exons ATGGAACGACTTCATAGTTCTTATGCTTCATTGCAGTTTGCGGCGCACGCATCAGTTCCTAGAAAGCCTTATAATGAAAACTTTGGAATTGTTGCAACCATAGATGTGTATGGTCATAATATTCGTCATGGCCAAATGAGTGCGTCTTCAATTATGGTTGTGAACCTTGGTGATGGGTCAAAAGAAACGTACAATTCTATTCGTGTCGGCTGGATG GTATCTCCTGAACTATACGGTGATTCATATGCTCACGTCTATACTCATTGGAAT GGAGATGGATATGGGAGAAAGGGGTGCTACAACATGGAATGCCCCGGTTTCCAATTGGAACAGGGATCAAAAGTAGCTCCGGGTGCTATCACAGCTAAGGCTCCAACTACGG GAGATCGGTCAAGTAAAAATTGGTGGGTGTACTACGGCATGGACAATAACACCCCGACAGCAGTTGGCTACTATCCTGGAAACCTGTTTTCAGGATTAGCAGAAAAGGCTAGTGGCATTGCTTTTGGTGGTGAAGCACGTGCCAGGAGAAGCCTTCCAACTCCTCCAATGGGCAGTGGATTCTTACCATCACCAAGCGCAGCATCCATGGCCAACCTTCAGTTTGTTGACCAGGATGGTCAGAGCATCCCTATATCATCAGATTTACCGGTTATTGCAGATAAACCGAAATGTTATTATGTATCACCAATTGTGGGTGCCAAGTTTTTCTTTGGTGGTTGA